The following proteins are encoded in a genomic region of Acidobacteriota bacterium:
- a CDS encoding phosphatase PAP2 family protein — MDEILVLGFCLTGFSLIALLLWLHPRKGPVGVVWPFVREHAFSTHALFYLLTVVGIILLDILETRFDPQITSYLGWDFTSLFLRIEGSTAALFQLVQFPALTYALSVIYLYVFPVLGVVAVLSAYAGGERTLGRKIFWGTLFNYLLILPFYILVPVSERWASGDGSVSLLMNTISPVLIEGLRPLSGLNNCFPSFHTSLAVTYALLITESANRRLRRTMLVLAALVVYSTLYLGFHWVLDSIGGVLFAAACTVLATYAVENYPLEMAFLRSRR, encoded by the coding sequence GTGGATGAGATCCTGGTTCTCGGTTTTTGTCTGACAGGCTTTTCGCTCATCGCTCTCCTGCTCTGGCTTCACCCACGAAAGGGACCCGTGGGTGTGGTCTGGCCCTTCGTGCGCGAGCACGCCTTTTCCACCCATGCGCTTTTTTACCTTTTGACCGTCGTCGGAATCATCCTTTTGGACATTCTGGAAACCCGGTTCGACCCGCAGATCACGAGCTACCTTGGCTGGGATTTCACGTCCCTTTTCCTCCGGATCGAGGGTTCCACCGCAGCGCTCTTTCAACTCGTCCAGTTTCCCGCCCTCACCTATGCCCTGTCGGTGATCTACCTGTACGTGTTTCCGGTCCTGGGCGTGGTGGCGGTCCTCTCCGCCTATGCGGGCGGGGAGAGGACCCTTGGGAGGAAGATTTTCTGGGGCACCCTTTTCAACTACCTCCTGATCCTGCCCTTCTACATCCTGGTGCCCGTCTCCGAACGGTGGGCTTCCGGAGACGGATCCGTGAGCCTGCTCATGAACACGATCTCGCCGGTCCTCATCGAGGGGCTCAGGCCCCTGAGCGGGCTGAACAATTGCTTCCCCTCCTTTCACACGTCCCTGGCCGTCACGTACGCGCTCCTGATCACCGAGAGCGCCAACCGCAGGCTGAGGAGGACCATGCTCGTCCTGGCGGCCCTGGTGGTTTACTCCACGCTCTACCTGGGCTTCCACTGGGTCCTGGACTCCATTGGCGGCGTCCTCTTTGCGGCGGCGTGCACCGTCCTGGCGACTTACGCGGTGGAGAACTACCCGCTCGAGATGGCCTTCCTTCGCAGCCGACGATGA